Genomic segment of Umezawaea sp. Da 62-37:
GCCTGCGCGGCGGCCCGGCCGAACAGCTTCAACGTGCTCAGCCCCGCCACCACGTCGAGGAAGTGCCCGCCCACGGCGGACAGCTCCGCCCACTGCCGCCGGGTGCTGTCCCTGGTGTGCGCGCCGACCAGCGCCGCGAACACCGGGATCAGCGGCAGCGTCACCAGGATCGTCACCGCCGCGGTGAGGTCCGCGAACGCCAGCCGCAGCAGCACGGCCAGCGGCACGACGGCGGCGACGGCGAGCTGCGGCAGGTACCCGGCCAGGTACGGCTCGACCGCGTCCACGCCCCTGGTCACCAGGGTGCTGACCTCGCCCGCCCGGTCGCCGCGCCGGGCCACCGCGACGCGCAGCACCCGGTCCCGCAGCCGCGCCTTCACGGTCGCCGCGGTGCGCTGGGTGAGCACCCGCTGCCCCCACAGCACGGCCGCGCGGGCGCCCACCACACCGGCGAGCAGCGCGATCCCCGTGCCGCCGCTCAGCAGCCGGGCCAGCAGTTCGGCCTGCGCCAGCACGAGCCCGGCGGTCGCGACGGCGATCACCGCGAGCAGGACGCCGTAGGAACGGGGCACCGCCGGGTCACGCATGGCGCACCCGGAACATCCACCAGGTCGCCCACTGGAACAGCAGCACCAGCGGCAGCACCACGACCGCGGCCGGGGCCAGCACCTCCAGGGTGCCGGTGTGCGCCATGGTCTCCGCGGTCACGACGTCCTGCGCCGCGAAGACGGCCGGAACGGGCAGCGCGCAGGCGATCGCCGTGCAGCAGAAGGCGAACCGGCCGGAGGTGACCCACGCGCCGAGCAGCAGCACGACCACCGCGACCGCGGCGCCGACGCCGATCTCCGGGTGCTCGACCGGTCCGGCGAGCAGCACGGCGGCGGGCACGAACACCAGGCACGGCAGCACCAGCGACCGGGCCAGCGCACGGGCCCTGGCGCCGGTCCGGCCGGGCAGCCGCCAGGCCAGGAACGTGCCGCCGTGCAACGCGAACAGCCCCACCACGCCGACGATCCACAGCGGCGCGGGCGCCCCGGTGAGGTCGGCGGCCAGCACGCCCCAGCCGACCGCGACCGCCAGCGCGCCGCCGACCAGCGGCACGTCCCAGACGGGGTTGGTGCCGCGCAGCTGCACCGCCGCGGTGAACGCCACCAGGCCCGTGACTATTGTGACGAACGCGCCGTAGTTGCCGGACAGCAGTTCCCCCTCCAGTCGGGGGAACGCGCCGAACAGCACGCCGACGGCGGCGACCAGCCACACCTCGTTGCCGAGCACGAACGGCGTCATGGCGCCGAGCGCGTGGCTGCGCTCCCGCTCGTCGCGGCCGACGAACCGGAACAGCAGCGCGGTGCCGTAGTCCAGGCCCGCCAACGCGAAGTAGCCCGCGGTCAGAAGGCCGAGCAGAGCGATCCAGAGCGATTCCACGGTCGTTCCCCCTTCACAGAGCCATGGCGAGCGCGGACACGGGTTGCGGCATCGACT
This window contains:
- a CDS encoding cytochrome d ubiquinol oxidase subunit II, coding for MESLWIALLGLLTAGYFALAGLDYGTALLFRFVGRDERERSHALGAMTPFVLGNEVWLVAAVGVLFGAFPRLEGELLSGNYGAFVTIVTGLVAFTAAVQLRGTNPVWDVPLVGGALAVAVGWGVLAADLTGAPAPLWIVGVVGLFALHGGTFLAWRLPGRTGARARALARSLVLPCLVFVPAAVLLAGPVEHPEIGVGAAVAVVVLLLGAWVTSGRFAFCCTAIACALPVPAVFAAQDVVTAETMAHTGTLEVLAPAAVVVLPLVLLFQWATWWMFRVRHA